A single genomic interval of Zobellia nedashkovskayae harbors:
- a CDS encoding lipopolysaccharide biosynthesis protein translates to MNPLKKLFKQTAIYGLATVLPRMISFFLVRVHTDAMPPEIYGELAVIFAYFAMFNVVLAYGMETAFFRFYTKSDDKETVISTSLTSILASTMLFLVFSLIFQNGMASLLNIDPKYIKYVIFILTLDALVIIPFAWLRANERPLRYAVVKILNVVINFGLTLFFLLLLPSISGSSPESFLATLYKPNFQITYIIIANLVASGVTLLLMLKPYLISKYTFDKKLWEEMMKYAIPVLIAGIAFSINEVFDRVMLEALLPEDIANKEVGMYNACVKLALFMTLFSTAFRMGIEPFFFSHAGTENPQKAYAQITNYFVVLGSVILLGVVVFADVLKVLFVKNPAYWEAMSVVPIILLASFFLGIYHNLSVWYKVTDKTRYGAFISVFGAFITIGINYFFIPHIGYMASAIATVMAYGSMMVLSYYLGKSRYPVPYNFRKILFYLGVSILFSALSFYVFDRNLIIGSVLLLCYLGLVYKLENDKLKQIFLRQKS, encoded by the coding sequence TTGAATCCGCTTAAAAAATTGTTCAAACAAACGGCTATCTACGGTCTCGCCACTGTATTGCCTAGAATGATTTCTTTCTTTTTGGTGAGGGTGCATACAGATGCTATGCCTCCGGAGATATACGGTGAACTAGCCGTAATTTTCGCTTATTTCGCTATGTTTAACGTGGTGTTGGCCTATGGTATGGAAACTGCTTTTTTTCGGTTTTACACCAAATCTGATGATAAGGAAACGGTTATTTCCACTTCGTTGACTTCTATTCTGGCGTCAACAATGCTGTTTCTGGTATTCTCGTTGATTTTTCAAAACGGAATGGCAAGTTTGTTGAACATTGACCCAAAGTACATAAAGTACGTTATTTTCATTCTTACGTTAGATGCTTTGGTAATCATACCTTTTGCGTGGTTGCGGGCTAATGAAAGACCGCTACGGTATGCAGTGGTGAAGATTTTGAATGTGGTAATTAATTTTGGTCTCACGCTATTTTTCCTTTTGTTATTGCCTAGTATTTCGGGAAGTAGTCCTGAAAGCTTCTTAGCGACCCTATACAAACCCAATTTCCAGATTACATATATAATCATAGCCAACTTGGTTGCTAGTGGTGTAACGCTCTTATTAATGTTAAAGCCATATTTGATTAGCAAGTATACTTTTGATAAGAAACTTTGGGAAGAAATGATGAAATATGCCATTCCTGTTCTGATTGCTGGAATAGCATTTTCCATAAATGAAGTTTTTGATAGGGTAATGTTAGAAGCCCTATTACCTGAAGATATAGCTAACAAAGAAGTAGGTATGTACAATGCCTGCGTAAAACTAGCATTATTCATGACGTTATTTTCTACGGCGTTCCGTATGGGTATTGAACCCTTCTTTTTTAGCCATGCGGGTACGGAGAATCCTCAGAAGGCCTATGCCCAAATCACCAACTATTTTGTAGTTCTGGGTAGCGTTATTCTTTTAGGAGTTGTCGTATTTGCGGATGTACTGAAGGTACTTTTTGTTAAAAATCCTGCATATTGGGAAGCCATGTCCGTGGTACCAATAATTCTATTAGCTAGTTTCTTTTTGGGTATCTATCACAATCTTTCAGTTTGGTATAAAGTGACTGATAAAACGCGTTATGGCGCCTTTATATCAGTGTTTGGGGCATTTATAACTATCGGTATAAATTATTTTTTTATTCCACATATTGGGTATATGGCAAGTGCTATAGCAACGGTTATGGCTTATGGCAGTATGATGGTGCTTTCGTACTATCTGGGAAAATCACGCTACCCGGTTCCATATAATTTTAGAAAAATTCTTTTCTACCTGGGCGTTTCTATTCTATTTTCCGCTCTCTCCTTTTATGTTTTTGATAGGAATTTAATTATTGGCAGTGTCTTACTTTTGTGTTACCTAGGTTTGGTGTATAAACTAGAAAATGATAAGTTGAAACAGATATTTCTAAGGCAGAAAAGTTAA
- the atpG gene encoding ATP synthase F1 subunit gamma has product MANLKEIRNRIASVSSTMQITSAMKMVSAAKLKKAQDAITAMRPYADKLTELLQGLSASLDSDSGSVYADNREVNRVLVVAITSNRGLAGAFNSNILKQCTILINEKYAGKQVDFVAVGKKANDFLAKKSNVIANHSSVYDDLTFDNVSAIAEDLMEQFTLGNYDRIDIVYNKFKNAATQIIMTEQFLPIVPVEGAENLSSDYVFEPSKIEIIEHLIPKSLKTQLYKGIRDSFASEHGARMTAMHKATDNATDLRDQLKLSYNQARQAAITNEILEIVGGAEALNN; this is encoded by the coding sequence ATGGCGAACTTAAAGGAAATACGAAACAGAATAGCATCGGTATCATCAACCATGCAGATTACCAGTGCCATGAAAATGGTATCTGCTGCAAAGTTGAAGAAAGCGCAAGATGCCATTACTGCAATGCGACCTTATGCCGATAAGCTTACTGAGTTGTTGCAGGGCCTAAGTGCAAGCCTGGATTCTGATTCCGGGAGTGTATATGCTGATAACAGAGAGGTGAATAGAGTTTTGGTTGTTGCTATAACTTCAAACAGAGGTTTAGCGGGTGCCTTCAACTCTAACATCTTAAAGCAGTGTACGATTTTAATTAATGAAAAATACGCTGGTAAGCAGGTAGACTTTGTTGCGGTTGGTAAAAAAGCTAATGATTTCTTGGCAAAAAAATCTAATGTAATTGCGAATCATAGTAGTGTTTATGATGATTTGACTTTTGATAATGTATCGGCAATAGCTGAGGATTTAATGGAGCAATTTACTTTAGGAAATTATGACCGTATTGATATTGTTTATAACAAGTTCAAGAACGCTGCTACTCAGATTATAATGACCGAGCAGTTTTTACCTATTGTTCCTGTTGAAGGAGCGGAAAACTTGAGCAGTGATTATGTTTTTGAACCATCAAAAATAGAAATCATAGAGCACTTAATTCCTAAGTCTTTGAAAACACAATTATACAAAGGTATTCGTGATTCTTTTGCTAGTGAGCACGGAGCACGGATGACTGCAATGCATAAAGCAACGGATAACGCAACAGATTTAAGAGACCAATTGAAGTTGTCTTATAACCAAGCAAGACAGGCTGCTATTACTAACGAAATTCTTGAGATTGTTGGTGGAGCAGAAGCATTGAACAATTAA
- the atpA gene encoding F0F1 ATP synthase subunit alpha — protein sequence MAGVKAAEVSAILKKQLSGFEATATLDEVGTVLQVGDGIARVYGLSNVQYGELVEFDGGLEGIVLNLEDDNVGVVLLGHSKTIVEGSTVKRTERIASVKVGEGIVGRVVDTLGNPIDGKGPIAGETYEMPLERKAPGVIFREPVTEPMQSGIKAIDAMIPVGRGQRELVIGDRQTGKTTVCIDTILNQKEFYDAGKPVYCIYVAIGQKASTVAAIAQTLEDKGAMAYTTIVAANASDPAAMQVYAPFTGASIGEYFRDTGRPALIIYDDLSKQAVAYREVSLLLRRPPGREAYPGDVFFLHSRLLERAAKVINDDKIAQNMNDLPDVLKPMVKGGGSLTALPIIETQAGDVSAYIPTNVISITDGQIFLEQDLFNQGVRPAINVGISVSRVGGNAQIKSMKKVAGTLKLDQAQFRELEAFAKFGSDLDAATLNVIEKGRRNVEILKQAQNDPYTVEDQVAIIYAGSKNLLRDVPVEKVKEFERDYLEFLNAKHRDVLDTLKSGKLTDGVTDVLTAVAKDLSGKYRS from the coding sequence ATGGCAGGAGTAAAAGCCGCTGAGGTATCAGCAATTTTAAAGAAACAATTATCAGGATTTGAAGCCACCGCTACATTAGATGAGGTGGGAACAGTACTGCAGGTTGGTGATGGTATCGCCAGAGTCTACGGTCTATCTAATGTCCAGTACGGAGAATTGGTAGAATTCGATGGCGGCCTTGAAGGTATCGTTCTTAACCTTGAAGACGATAACGTTGGTGTGGTTCTTTTAGGACATTCCAAGACTATCGTAGAAGGTTCTACAGTAAAACGTACCGAACGAATTGCTTCCGTCAAAGTAGGTGAAGGCATTGTTGGTCGTGTGGTAGATACTTTAGGTAACCCTATTGATGGTAAAGGACCTATTGCTGGTGAAACTTATGAGATGCCATTGGAGCGTAAAGCGCCTGGTGTTATCTTTAGAGAGCCGGTAACTGAGCCAATGCAATCTGGTATTAAGGCAATTGATGCAATGATTCCTGTTGGCCGTGGGCAAAGGGAACTTGTAATTGGTGATCGTCAGACTGGTAAGACTACTGTTTGTATCGATACCATTTTGAATCAAAAAGAATTTTACGATGCTGGTAAGCCAGTATATTGTATATATGTTGCTATTGGCCAAAAAGCTTCTACCGTAGCTGCAATTGCGCAGACTTTAGAAGATAAAGGTGCTATGGCATATACGACTATTGTAGCTGCAAATGCTTCTGATCCTGCAGCAATGCAGGTTTATGCTCCTTTTACAGGTGCATCTATCGGAGAGTATTTCCGTGATACAGGTCGTCCAGCTTTGATTATCTATGATGATTTATCAAAACAAGCTGTAGCTTATCGTGAGGTATCTCTTCTTTTAAGAAGACCACCGGGACGTGAGGCTTACCCGGGGGATGTTTTCTTTTTGCACTCTAGATTATTGGAACGTGCTGCAAAGGTTATCAACGATGATAAGATTGCACAGAACATGAACGATTTGCCAGATGTATTGAAGCCAATGGTAAAAGGTGGTGGTTCTTTAACTGCACTTCCTATTATTGAAACGCAAGCAGGTGACGTTTCTGCATATATTCCTACAAATGTAATTTCTATTACAGACGGACAGATTTTCTTGGAGCAAGATTTATTTAACCAAGGTGTAAGACCAGCTATTAACGTAGGTATTTCTGTATCTCGTGTGGGTGGTAACGCTCAGATTAAATCCATGAAAAAAGTAGCAGGTACTTTGAAGCTGGATCAAGCACAGTTCCGTGAATTGGAAGCTTTTGCTAAGTTCGGTTCTGATTTGGATGCTGCTACGTTAAACGTTATTGAAAAAGGACGTCGTAACGTAGAGATTTTAAAGCAGGCTCAAAATGACCCTTACACTGTTGAAGATCAGGTAGCGATTATCTATGCAGGTTCTAAGAACTTGTTACGTGATGTTCCTGTTGAAAAGGTTAAGGAATTTGAGAGAGATTATTTAGAGTTCTTGAACGCTAAGCACAGAGATGTATTGGATACCTTAAAATCAGGTAAACTTACAGATGGGGTAACAGACGTTTTAACTGCTGTGGCAAAAGACCTTTCAGGTAAATATAGAAGCTAA
- the atpH gene encoding ATP synthase F1 subunit delta, giving the protein MSDSRAAIRYAKAVLDLAVQNKATGAVEKDMRSIVATIADSKELRAMLASPVVTGETKKKALAAVFEGSDQITLGLIKTLVANKRISILNEVALKYIILNEDLKGEGVAYVTTAVPLSADLEKKVLKQIAQITGNAVTIKNKIDESIIGGFILRVGDLQYDSSISNKLNTIKREFTSSL; this is encoded by the coding sequence ATGAGCGATTCTAGAGCAGCAATACGTTACGCAAAAGCAGTTTTGGACCTAGCGGTGCAAAACAAGGCTACGGGTGCAGTCGAAAAAGACATGCGTTCTATTGTGGCAACTATTGCCGATAGTAAGGAGTTGAGAGCAATGTTGGCTAGTCCTGTAGTAACTGGGGAAACCAAGAAGAAAGCTTTAGCTGCTGTGTTTGAAGGTAGCGACCAGATTACCTTAGGTTTAATCAAAACACTTGTTGCTAACAAAAGAATATCTATTTTAAACGAGGTTGCTTTAAAATATATCATTCTTAATGAAGATTTAAAAGGAGAGGGTGTAGCTTATGTTACTACCGCGGTACCTTTAAGTGCTGATCTTGAGAAAAAAGTTCTTAAGCAAATAGCACAGATTACCGGTAATGCGGTGACCATCAAAAACAAAATTGATGAAAGCATTATTGGCGGATTTATTTTACGTGTTGGTGATTTACAATATGATTCCAGCATTTCAAATAAATTGAATACTATTAAAAGAGAATTTACAAGTAGTTTATAA
- a CDS encoding F0F1 ATP synthase subunit B, which produces METLLNDFSPGLFVVQTILLLGLIFLLVKFAWKPILTSLNERESGIHDALEAAEKARAEMQNLQADNEKLLKDARAEREAMLKEAREIKDKMITDSKEQAKVEGDKMLKQAQAAIESEKKAAVADIKNQVAELSVEIAEKVLKEQLSNKDQQLKLVESMLGDVKLN; this is translated from the coding sequence ATGGAAACTTTATTAAACGATTTTTCACCAGGCCTTTTCGTAGTTCAGACGATATTGTTATTAGGTTTGATTTTTCTATTGGTGAAATTTGCATGGAAACCAATATTGACTTCATTAAACGAACGTGAGTCAGGTATTCATGATGCATTGGAAGCAGCGGAGAAAGCCCGTGCAGAAATGCAGAACCTTCAAGCTGATAACGAGAAATTGTTAAAAGATGCTCGTGCTGAGCGTGAAGCTATGTTAAAAGAAGCTCGTGAAATCAAGGATAAGATGATCACGGATTCTAAAGAGCAAGCTAAAGTTGAAGGCGATAAAATGTTGAAGCAAGCTCAAGCTGCTATAGAAAGTGAAAAGAAAGCCGCTGTTGCTGATATTAAAAATCAAGTAGCCGAACTTTCTGTTGAGATTGCAGAGAAAGTTTTAAAAGAGCAACTATCCAACAAAGACCAACAATTAAAGTTGGTTGAAAGTATGTTGGGTGATGTTAAATTGAATTAA
- the atpE gene encoding ATP synthase F0 subunit C — MYNLIGAGLIVIGAGIGLGQIGGKAMEGIARQPEATGKIQTAMIIIAALLEGLAFGALFLGKA; from the coding sequence ATGTACAACTTAATTGGAGCTGGTTTAATCGTAATCGGAGCAGGTATCGGTCTTGGTCAAATTGGTGGTAAAGCAATGGAAGGTATTGCTCGTCAGCCAGAAGCAACAGGAAAAATCCAAACTGCGATGATTATCATTGCTGCACTTTTAGAAGGTTTGGCATTTGGTGCCTTGTTCTTAGGAAAAGCTTAA
- the atpB gene encoding F0F1 ATP synthase subunit A: protein MKEVSKMIRTLVLLCTLCISLQGFAISEGGDQGAVDTKDEVDAYIQHHIKDAHDFHLFSYTGDNGERKHVGFPLPVILWSSNGLATFMSSEFHHDDAGKVIVEKGGSKFVKLHSKIYELNAGASEVQFDDHHHAENAAKVLDFSITKSVFGVLLVGLLMLWAFSSLAKQYASKKIPTGFGRVLEPLVIYVRDEIAKPNIGEKKYRQFTGYLLTVFFFIWILNLLGLTPFGFNVTGQLAVTAALAIFTLVIYTFSGNKDYWMHMLWMPGVPFLIRPILAIIELAGAFVIKPFSLLVRLFANISAGHIVVMSLIAIMFTLKKSLGVVGATGLSLVLSFFITLIEVLVAFLQAYIFTMLSALFIGMAVAEHDHDHEQDAKGHEVPDAEDVRGDFI, encoded by the coding sequence ATGAAGGAAGTTTCAAAAATGATCAGAACACTAGTATTACTTTGTACACTTTGCATTTCTCTTCAAGGTTTTGCGATCTCTGAGGGAGGCGATCAAGGGGCAGTTGACACAAAAGATGAGGTGGACGCGTATATTCAGCACCACATTAAAGATGCTCATGATTTTCATTTGTTTTCTTATACCGGAGACAATGGCGAACGCAAGCACGTAGGTTTTCCATTGCCGGTTATACTCTGGTCAAGCAATGGGTTGGCAACTTTTATGTCTTCTGAATTTCATCATGATGATGCAGGAAAGGTTATCGTAGAAAAAGGCGGATCAAAGTTCGTAAAGCTTCACAGTAAAATATACGAATTGAATGCAGGTGCTTCCGAAGTTCAATTTGATGATCATCACCATGCAGAAAATGCAGCTAAAGTTTTAGACTTTTCAATTACCAAAAGTGTTTTTGGAGTATTGCTTGTAGGTCTTCTTATGCTTTGGGCTTTTTCTTCATTAGCTAAACAATATGCTAGTAAAAAAATACCTACTGGTTTTGGTAGAGTATTAGAGCCTTTAGTAATCTATGTAAGGGATGAAATTGCTAAGCCAAATATTGGTGAGAAAAAATACCGTCAATTTACGGGATACTTATTAACTGTGTTTTTCTTTATATGGATTTTGAACCTTCTAGGATTAACTCCATTTGGGTTTAATGTAACAGGCCAATTAGCTGTAACCGCAGCTTTGGCAATTTTCACTTTGGTTATTTATACATTTAGTGGAAACAAAGATTACTGGATGCACATGTTGTGGATGCCGGGTGTGCCTTTTTTGATTAGACCTATTTTGGCTATTATTGAATTGGCGGGTGCATTTGTAATCAAGCCATTTTCATTATTGGTGCGGTTGTTCGCTAACATATCTGCAGGCCACATTGTGGTAATGAGTTTAATTGCCATCATGTTTACACTTAAGAAAAGCTTGGGTGTAGTTGGTGCAACAGGCCTATCATTGGTATTATCATTTTTTATTACGCTTATTGAAGTATTGGTTGCCTTTTTACAGGCTTATATCTTCACTATGCTATCAGCATTGTTTATTGGTATGGCCGTTGCAGAGCACGACCATGATCATGAGCAAGATGCAAAAGGACATGAAGTTCCAGACGCGGAAGACGTTAGAGGGGATTTTATCTAA
- a CDS encoding DUF6168 family protein has translation MIKQIVQYIVVFILVGTTSFFLHQFLLPDDNLSFNRLLQEAYIFHFIFSLSVIVTFKLFSKNEKFFAQLGFIYMGTLVFKIAAYTAMCYPQLMGDQYLPRFYRASLLIPVFVFLGLEVFFVSKILERR, from the coding sequence TTGATCAAACAAATAGTACAATATATAGTCGTGTTCATTTTGGTGGGCACGACTTCTTTTTTTCTTCATCAATTTCTCCTGCCAGATGATAATTTAAGCTTCAATAGACTACTTCAAGAAGCTTATATTTTTCATTTCATTTTCTCTTTATCGGTAATTGTTACTTTTAAACTGTTCTCAAAAAACGAAAAGTTTTTTGCTCAATTGGGTTTCATTTATATGGGGACTTTAGTTTTTAAAATTGCAGCTTATACAGCCATGTGTTATCCGCAACTTATGGGAGACCAGTATTTACCGAGATTTTACAGGGCTTCACTTCTTATTCCTGTGTTTGTTTTTTTAGGCTTGGAAGTATTTTTTGTTTCAAAAATTTTAGAACGTAGATAG
- a CDS encoding AtpZ/AtpI family protein, whose amino-acid sequence MSKQKPRDNSNLVRTAASFSGIALQMGATIYLGNLLGAWLDVKFEKTFLEDTITLLAVFLSMYIVIKKVMTLNK is encoded by the coding sequence ATGAGCAAGCAAAAGCCTCGTGATAATTCTAATTTAGTACGCACTGCGGCTAGTTTTTCAGGTATTGCTTTGCAAATGGGTGCTACTATCTATTTGGGCAATCTTTTGGGGGCTTGGTTAGATGTAAAATTTGAAAAAACATTTTTAGAGGATACAATTACTTTACTTGCCGTATTTTTGTCAATGTATATCGTTATCAAAAAAGTGATGACCTTAAATAAATAG
- a CDS encoding bactofilin family protein yields the protein MFSDNKKPRTMNEIGAQPNRISKHTKIKGDIESEADFRIDGKLDGNVKTTGKVVIGKDGYIHGKVECVNADIEGSFNGELLVSDLLSLKSSAVIEGTVSVTKLAVEPGATFNASCTMKGKGGSLNSAPNSFKSSLSSSNRSNEQAKAS from the coding sequence ATGTTTTCTGACAACAAAAAACCACGAACTATGAACGAAATTGGCGCACAACCTAACAGGATTTCTAAGCACACAAAAATTAAAGGCGATATCGAGTCTGAAGCTGATTTTAGAATCGACGGAAAATTAGACGGTAACGTAAAGACTACTGGTAAAGTAGTTATTGGTAAAGACGGCTATATACATGGCAAAGTAGAATGTGTAAATGCAGATATTGAAGGTAGCTTCAATGGAGAGCTACTAGTATCAGACCTACTTTCCCTTAAATCTTCGGCTGTAATAGAAGGTACGGTTTCTGTAACTAAACTGGCAGTAGAGCCAGGTGCTACATTCAATGCCTCATGTACCATGAAAGGAAAGGGCGGTTCACTGAACAGTGCTCCAAACAGCTTCAAATCCTCATTAAGCAGTTCTAATAGAAGTAATGAGCAAGCAAAAGCCTCGTGA
- the porW gene encoding type IX secretion system periplasmic lipoprotein PorW/SprE, with translation MKSHYKLILFSILGGIVLNACSTKKDAFVNRNWHALNTKYNTLYNGNIAFEEGREELNLNYKDDYWEVLPIERLEVTEDIKLDSEDNNPNFIIAEEKATKAIQKHSMEIKDEERNPQTDEAFLLLGKARYFDQRYMPALEAFNYIIKKYDYSDKLNEAHIWREKVNIRLENDELAIKNLKRLLKFERLTDQEYADARAMIAQAYINEKVIDTAVQHLKVASHYTKKNAEKGRYLYIIGQLYNQMNQKDSANYAFTKVIDLNRRSPRVYMINAEIQKIRNTKINSENSEEMLEFLTELEENRENRPFLDKIYRQVAEYHLEQENDSMALVYFNKSLRATQNEPKLNALNYENLAVYNFDRNEYKLSGAYYDSVLPNLEENTKKFRSTKKKLDNLEDVVKYEDIAHQTDSVITLYNLPLAERTVYFEEYIADLKAAKEAAAKKEERRITSGFAEFAKSKGGKENKGKFYFYNLTSLGYGKNDFVQRWGKRQLEDDWRWSNKKRALPQENTDDALATNDTIPSEVGEEEKFSVDYYLNRVPTDVAVIDSLKDERNFANYQLGLIYKEKFKENLLAAGKLEHVLDSDPEERLILPSKYNLYKIYEEEGSPLLASMKDNILSNHADSRYAEIILNPRAVLEDDADSPDARYATLYRKYKQQEFLETITGAEENIEKYTGDPIVPKFEMLKANAIGRLNGFIPFEEALNYVALTYPNNPEGKKAEQMVAEQLPKLAVKEFSTELGSSGTGNWKVVFPFRRSNDEIAKRVKKALEDAIVDLRYKNIVSKDIYTLEDQFVVVHGFKSKDYALGFAELIKFNKDYRIENENFVILSTNYKIIQVHKNLQSYKNQILTPKP, from the coding sequence TTGAAGTCGCACTATAAACTTATCTTATTTTCAATTCTTGGGGGCATCGTTTTAAACGCATGTTCAACCAAAAAAGACGCATTTGTCAATCGTAATTGGCATGCGCTCAATACCAAGTACAACACCTTGTATAATGGTAATATAGCTTTTGAAGAGGGTCGCGAAGAACTTAATTTAAATTATAAAGATGACTATTGGGAAGTTCTTCCCATAGAGCGTTTGGAAGTTACGGAAGATATAAAGTTAGATTCAGAAGATAACAACCCCAACTTTATTATTGCCGAAGAAAAAGCTACAAAGGCCATACAAAAGCATAGTATGGAAATAAAAGATGAAGAGCGTAATCCACAGACGGACGAAGCCTTTTTGCTTTTGGGTAAGGCTCGTTATTTTGATCAGCGTTATATGCCTGCTCTGGAAGCTTTTAATTATATCATAAAAAAATACGATTATAGTGACAAGCTGAACGAAGCTCACATTTGGCGAGAGAAAGTGAATATTAGATTAGAAAATGATGAGTTGGCTATTAAGAATCTGAAAAGGCTTTTAAAATTTGAACGCCTAACAGACCAAGAATATGCAGATGCCCGTGCTATGATAGCGCAAGCTTACATTAACGAAAAGGTGATTGATACTGCAGTACAACATCTTAAAGTGGCATCTCATTACACCAAGAAAAATGCAGAAAAAGGACGCTATCTATACATTATTGGGCAGTTGTATAACCAAATGAATCAAAAGGATAGTGCCAACTATGCTTTTACTAAGGTAATTGATCTAAACAGGAGGTCACCCAGAGTATATATGATTAATGCGGAAATTCAGAAAATCCGGAATACTAAAATTAATTCTGAGAACAGTGAAGAAATGTTGGAGTTCCTTACGGAGTTAGAAGAGAATCGTGAGAACCGCCCATTTCTAGATAAAATTTATCGCCAAGTTGCAGAATATCATTTGGAGCAAGAGAATGACAGTATGGCTTTGGTATATTTCAACAAATCTCTTCGAGCTACACAGAACGAACCTAAGTTAAATGCACTTAATTATGAGAATTTGGCGGTCTATAATTTTGATCGTAACGAGTACAAACTTTCGGGAGCTTATTATGATAGTGTTCTGCCAAACCTAGAAGAGAATACGAAGAAGTTCAGGTCTACCAAGAAGAAACTAGATAACCTTGAAGATGTCGTTAAATATGAAGATATCGCCCATCAAACAGATAGTGTTATTACCCTGTACAATCTTCCGTTAGCGGAACGCACAGTTTATTTTGAGGAGTATATAGCCGATTTAAAAGCAGCAAAAGAAGCTGCAGCAAAGAAAGAAGAAAGAAGAATCACTTCTGGTTTTGCAGAATTTGCAAAAAGCAAGGGTGGTAAAGAGAATAAAGGTAAATTCTATTTTTATAACCTTACGAGTTTAGGCTATGGTAAGAATGATTTTGTCCAAAGGTGGGGTAAAAGACAGTTGGAGGATGATTGGAGATGGAGCAATAAAAAAAGAGCCTTGCCACAGGAGAATACAGATGATGCCCTTGCTACAAACGACACTATTCCAAGTGAAGTTGGTGAAGAAGAAAAGTTTTCTGTTGATTATTATCTAAATCGAGTTCCTACGGATGTAGCCGTTATAGATAGTTTGAAGGACGAGAGAAATTTTGCCAATTACCAATTAGGATTAATCTATAAAGAGAAGTTTAAAGAGAACCTCTTGGCAGCAGGTAAATTGGAACATGTTTTGGATTCCGATCCAGAAGAACGTTTGATTCTTCCATCTAAATACAACCTGTACAAGATTTACGAAGAAGAGGGCAGTCCGCTTTTAGCCTCCATGAAAGACAATATTCTTTCGAATCATGCTGATTCCCGTTATGCGGAAATCATATTGAATCCTAGAGCCGTTCTTGAAGATGATGCCGATAGTCCAGATGCACGTTACGCTACCCTATATCGTAAGTACAAGCAGCAAGAATTTTTAGAGACTATTACAGGTGCCGAAGAGAATATAGAAAAATACACAGGCGATCCTATTGTGCCTAAATTTGAAATGTTGAAGGCAAATGCCATTGGAAGACTAAATGGCTTTATACCTTTTGAGGAAGCTTTGAATTACGTTGCATTAACCTACCCCAACAATCCGGAAGGTAAGAAGGCAGAGCAAATGGTTGCCGAGCAACTTCCTAAACTAGCGGTCAAAGAATTTTCTACGGAACTTGGTTCATCAGGTACTGGCAATTGGAAAGTTGTTTTTCCCTTTAGAAGAAGCAATGATGAAATTGCTAAAAGGGTAAAGAAAGCATTAGAAGATGCTATTGTAGACTTAAGATATAAGAATATAGTTTCAAAAGATATCTATACCTTAGAAGACCAATTTGTGGTAGTACATGGCTTTAAGTCTAAGGACTATGCACTTGGCTTTGCAGAGCTTATAAAGTTTAACAAGGATTACCGCATTGAGAATGAGAATTTTGTTATTTTATCTACCAATTATAAAATTATTCAGGTACATAAAAACTTACAATCTTATAAAAATCAAATTTTAACCCCAAAACCTTAA